From Kryptolebias marmoratus isolate JLee-2015 linkage group LG15, ASM164957v2, whole genome shotgun sequence, a single genomic window includes:
- the ap3s2 gene encoding AP-3 complex subunit sigma-2, which produces MIKAILIFNNHGKPRLIRFYQYFAEDMQQQIIRETFHLVSKRDDNVCNFLEGGSLIGGSDYKLIYRHYATLYFVFCVDSSESELGILDLIQVFVETLDKCFENVCELDLIFHMDKVHYILQEVVMGGMVLETNMNEIVAQVEVQNRLEKSEGGLSAAPARAVSAVKNMNLPEIPRNINIGDINIKVPSLSPF; this is translated from the exons ATGATTAAAGCCATATTGATATTTAACAACCACGGGAAGCCGCGGCTGATCAGATTTTATCAGTATTTT GCGGAAGACATGCAGCAGCAGATCATTCGGGAGACTTTCCATTTGGTATCCAAGAGAGACGACAATGTTTGCAACTTCCTTGAGGGTGGAAG tctcATTGGTGGCTCAGACTACAAGCTGATTTACCGGCACTATGCCACCCTCTACTTTGTCTTCTGTGTGGACTCGTCTGAGAGCGAGCTCGGCATTCTGGACCTGATTCAG GTGTTTGTGGAAACGCTGGATAAatgctttgaaaatgtttgtgaacTGGACCTCATATTCCACATGGATAAG GTCCATTATATCCTGCAGGAGGTCGTGATGGGAGGCATGGTGCTGGAGACCAACATGAATGAAATCGTAGCGCAAGTGGAGGTTCAGAACCGTCTGGAAAAGTCCGAG GGCGGTCTGTCAGCGGCCCCCGCTCGCgccgtctctgctgtgaagaacATGAATCTGCCCGAGATTCCCCGCAACATCAACATCGGAGACATCAATATCAAAGTGCCGAGCCTCTCCCCGTTctga
- the LOC108243348 gene encoding aminopeptidase N produces the protein MGKVYYISRNVGLGMLVLAISALVIILALSIAYNKERAKNQGQPRNGASDGSSTSPPLTTPFTPTEPWDFYRLPTSLIPESYNVTLWPRLQPNAGGIYVFTGQSDLIFRCIEETDLIIIHANKLNFTMFLGNHAELSGLGEATVPAIQKTWLVARTEYLVIQLNGKLTVGASYVLHTEFWGELADDLEGFYRSEYMDDGVKKVLATSQMQATHARKAFPCFDEPAMKAIFNVTIIHDQGTVALSNSREMDSLDSIIDGVSVRVTTFEPTKKMSTYLLAFIVSEFISIQSSQSNLLIRIWARRKAIADGQGEYALNVTGPILQFYEKYYKVDYPLSKSDQVALPDFNAGAMENWGLVTYRESGLMYDPTLSSIGNKESVATVIAHELAHMWFGNLVTLRWWNDLWLNEGFASYVEYLGADYAEPTWNIKDDIILYDVQNAFAVDALASSHPLSRKEEEVNKPAEISEMFNTISYNKGAAVLRMLSQFLTEPVFTKGISSYLKTFAFGNTVYTDLWDHLQKVVDETPGLHIPSSVHEIMNHWILQMGFPVVTIDTQTGTVTQNHFLLDPNSVVERPSPFNYTWFIPIKWMKNGVDQQQYWLLQKTDVHSSMRVSGKDWVLANTNVSGFFRVNYDSDNWARLLSLLDTDHQAVSVINRAQIIDDAFNLARAKIISTTLALSTTKYLSKEKDYIPWQSALKNLGYYIVMLDRTEVYGALQAYLKKQITPLFEYFKTITSNWTKIPTGYSDQYNQINAIGIACTVDVEGCRELIKKWYKQWMENPNHNPIHPNLKSTVYCNAIAFGGAEEWDFAWRMFQNASLASEATRLRSALACTKTPWLLNRYLEYTLDPTKIRRQDATSTIRSIAGNVIGMPLAWNFFRARWSEIFQQFGGGMFSFSNLINGVTRRFSTEFELQELKKFKEDNQHAGFGSATLAMEQAIEKTTANIKWVTDNKAEMLKWFTEHTT, from the exons ATGGGGAAAGTCTACTATATCAGTAGAAATGTTGGCCTCGGAATGCTTGTCCTGGCTATCAGCGCACTGGTTATAATATTAGCTCTGTCCATTGCCTATAACAAGGAAAGGGCCAAGAATCAAGGTCAGCCTAGAAATGGAGCATcagatggcagcagcacatctccaCCCCTCACCACGCCCTTCACACCGACGGAGCCCTGGGACTTTTATAGACTTCCGACGTCCCTCATCCCCGAATCTTACAATGTGACCCTGTGGCCCCGGCTGCAGCCCAACGCAGGCGGGATTTACGTTTTCACTGGACAATCAGACTTGATCTTCAGATGTATAGAGGAAACAGACCTGATCATTATCCACGCCAACAAGCTGAACTTCACCATGTTTCTTGGGAATCACGCTGAACTGAGCGGCCTGGGCGAAGCCACTGTGCCTGCCATACAAAAGACTTGGCTTGTGGCGAGAACGGAGTACCTGGTTATCCAGCTGAACGGGAAACTGACTGTGGGAGCGTCCTATGTGCTTCACACTGAATTTTGGGGGGAGCTGGCAGACGACCTGGAGGGATTCTACAGGAGTGAATACATGGACGACGGAGTGAAGAA agttctcgCTACCTCTCAAATGCAAGCAACGCATGCCAGGAAAGCCTTTCCTTGCTTTGATGAACCAGCCATGAAAGCCATCTTCAATGTCACCATCATCCATGACCAAGGCACCGTGGCTCTGTCCAACAGCAGGGAGATGG aTTCTTTAGACTCCATCATTGACGGTGTTTCTGTCAGAGTTACAACATTCGAGCCCACAAAGAAAATGTCCACATATCTTTTGGCATTTATCGTCAGTGAATTTATTTCCATTCAGTCAAGCCAAAGTAATTTGCTG ATTCGTATTTGGGCTCGAAGAAAGGCCATAGCTGACGGGCAGGGTGAATACGCTCTTAATGTGACGGGGCCGATCCTTCAGTTCTACGAGAAATACTACAAAGTAGATTATCCGCTCTCAAAGTCAG ATCAGGTCGCTCTGCCTGATTTCAATGCTGGAGCGATGGAGAACTGGGGTCTGGTGACGTATAGGGAATCAGGCCTGATGTATGACCCCACGTTGTCCTCCATTGGAAACAAAGAGAGTGTCGCCACTGTGATCGCCCATGAGCTCGCACACATG TGGTTTGGAAACCTGGTGACTTTGCGATGGTGGAATGACTTGTGGCTGAACGAGGGCTTTGCTTCATACGTGGAGTACCTTGGCGCTGACTACGCTGAGCCCACCTGGAACATT AAAGACGACATCATTCTGTACGATGTGCAGAATGCGTTTGCCGTAGACGCGCTAGCCTCCTCTCACCCTCTGTCCCGCAAAGAAGAGGAAGTCAACAAGCCTGCTGAGATCAGCGAGATGTTCAACACCATCTCTTACAACAAG ggtGCTGCAGTGCTCAGGATGCTGTCACAGTTTCTCACTGAGCCTGTCTTTACCAAAGGAATCAGT TCTTACCTTAAAACATTTGCCTTTGGCAACACGGTGTATACCGACCTGTGGGACCATCTCCAAAAG GTGGTAGATGAAACACCAGGTTTGCATATTCCATCCTCTGTTCATGAgattatgaaccactggattctCCAGATGGGCTTCCCGGTGGTCACCATTGACACCCAAACAGGAACCGTCACCCAgaatcacttcctgttggacCCAAACTCTGTAGTCGAAAGGCCGTCCCCGTTCAA TTATACATGGTTTATCCCAATTAAATGGATGAAAAACGGTGTGGATCAGCAACAGTACTGGCTCCTTCAAAAGACAG ATGTTCACAGTTCAATGAGAGTTTCAGGAAAGGACTGGGTGCTGGCAAACACAAACGTGTCCGGATTCTTCAGGGTGAACTACGATTCCGACAACTGGGCTCGTCTTCTGTCTCTGCTCGACACGGACCATCAG GCTGTATCAGTCATCAACCGAGCACAAATCATAGATGATGCATTCAATCTGgcaag AGCAAAAATAATCAGTACAACGCTGGCTCTAAGTACTACCAAATACCTGTCCAAAGAAAAAGACTACATCCCTTGGCAATCAGCTCTGAAAAACCTCGGCTACTATATTGTTATGTTGGACCGCACTGAGGTCTATGGAGCTTTACAG GCATACCTCAAGAAGCAAATCACACCCCTCTTTGAGTACTTCAAGACAATTACCTCTAACTGGACCAAAATACCTACTGGATACAGTGACCA GTATAATCAGATCAATGCCATCGGGATAGCATGTACAGTGGATGTGGAAGGCTGCAGGGAACTGATCAAAAAGTGGTACAAACAGTGGATGGAGAATCCAAATCACAACCC GATCCATCCCAACTTGAAAAGCACAGTTTACTGCAACGCAATAGCCTTTGGCGGGGCAGAGGAGTGGGATTTTGCCTGGAGAATGTTTCAAAACGCCTCTCTGGCATCTGAAGCAACCAGGCTTAGATCAGCTCTGGCGTGCACTAAAACTCCTTGGCTCCTGAACAG GTATCTCGAGTACACCCTCGACCCAACTAAGATCCGCAGGCAAGACGCCACTTCCACCATCCGGTCCATTGCCGGGAATGTTATAGGAATGCCACTGGCTTGGAACTTCTTCAGAGCTAGATGGAGTGAGATTTTCCAGCA ATTCGGAGgaggaatgttttcttttagtaatCTCATCAACGGAGTCACAAGGAGATTTTCGACAGAGTTTGAGTTGCAAGAG ctGAAGAAATTCAAAGAAGACAACCAGCACGCTGGGTTCGGCTCAGCCACTTTGGCAATGGAGCAAGCCATAGAAAAGACcacagcaaacataaaatggGTGACAGATAACAAAGCCGAAATGCTTAAGTGGTTTACAGAGCACACCACATGA